Genomic window (Daucus carota subsp. sativus chromosome 5, DH1 v3.0, whole genome shotgun sequence):
ttgaagaataaaaaatataagataaaacaaatttaatgagaCATAGaagtaataattttgttttgtctAATAGATGTGAGGATATAATGGGCATTTCAAACAACTCTAAATTTGGCGCGAAAAACTACATCAAATTTAATGTCAACCAATTCATAAATGACACCATTTTGATGCTGCATTGGAGATGTTCTTGGAGTGACCAGAGACAAAGCTAGCACTAGATGTCAAGTGTCACGCACAAGGGTTGGATGTCAAGTGTCACGTACTAGGGTTGGAGCCTTGGAGGTGTCACGGTTGCATCTTAACGCTGATGAGGGGGCGTGCAGGCTATGGTTGAAGAGACCATGTGCCACGAGTTAGAGGAAAGATGTGAAGTTTCTGGAAAGTCCGCAGCCcgcttataatatttttattttattatatatataattttgatcaggtaatatatacatgtatagacATTACAtgatcaaaattgtatattataaaatgaaaaatattactaTGTTATAAACGGATCACTTGATCAAGTTTGAAGTTACCTGTAAGGAAAACATAGAAACATCATTCAAGCTTCACTCATCTCTTAGTATAAGGGGGGCAATAGCAGCAAAGGCCCAAATCTTATATCGATGGAGCAGTGTCTGAGAAGGcccatatttttattatgtatacGTCGACCGACTGCCGACATAGCAATCATGTCGTGTACCGAGATTTTGTACCACGCACTTTTTACTttcatgttttaattatttaatattaaattgtaTTCCagttcatatatacatatataggtatatattaaattatttctcaCCTCTTTACAAATTGGTGTACCTAAATTGCACATACACGTTCCGAAacatatcaatatatttttcgTATCGTGTTTTTGTAGATTTTACATTTaacataaaacatattttagagTTTCACCTTTTGATGTGTAATTATTttgctaattatatatatagaaatatttatatttatatacgatcatataaatatatttctttaatataaaagtttcttatttatttataaatatgtaatatcatctaatttcttatattttatataaatgtttatatcaacacaaaatttatattataggtATATATTTGTGCTTTTGAGCAGCAATATAAGTACATTTTGTAATGGCCTGGACTCTGGAGACATTTATACATGgtataaaattgatattttggatggctattttaaaatttaaacggTGTGGCCTAGTTTTTGTCCACATGGGTCAAACTCTCCCTTGCACACTTGTAAAGAGCTCTCCTTTTCCACTTTTGACTCCCTTTATAGGTCCTTCTGAATATAAAAGATCCCGACTGAGGCCATTTTGGTAAACATCACAAAAATATCAACCATCGTCGAataaatatctttttctttGGGTGTAGTAAAGTCAGATTTTTATGTAGCATTCTGTTCATTCCGAGACCCTAACGTCAAAATATCAAGCTAccttttagatatttttttaaactctTGTGTTTGTGTGGGTATATATAAAGCTCGGCTCGTTCTTGCCTCTCCCCACAACCaatattttctcttctttttcgaAAAAAATTGTCAGTTTATTAAACAGATCGTTCAAGGGTGGTGATGGGTAACGGGGATTTATCGTCATCGGCGACATCGAAATTTCGAAGCAATGTTAAGAACGAGGGGAGTAGTAAAGTTTGGACGAATGAGAGACACGTGGATTATTTGAACTCGATGGAAGCTTCGTTTGTTCGATCCATGCTTAATTCGCTTCCTAAGAATCGTGATGTACCGGATGGTTCGGATTCGACTCTTGATCATCGGACTACACCTCGCGCCAGAAGATACTCTACCTCCGGTACTAATATAACCTCCTCTCGTATTCGTAAGATCTcgataaatgattttttttcctgtac
Coding sequences:
- the LOC108222086 gene encoding uncharacterized protein LOC108222086 isoform X1, whose product is MGNGDLSSSATSKFRSNVKNEGSSKVWTNERHVDYLNSMEASFVRSMLNSLPKNRDVPDGSDSTLDHRTTPRARRYSTSGTNITSSRIHILESTRVKSDKRTRRLRPCNAPTQDQVVPQYEGRRENDAPNEEKEHQLNAAPAT
- the LOC108222086 gene encoding uncharacterized protein LOC108222086 isoform X2; the encoded protein is MGNGDLSSSATSKFRSNVKNEGSSKVWTNERHVDYLNSMEASFVRSMLNSLPKNRDVPDGSDSTLDHRTTPRARRYSTSDILESTRVKSDKRTRRLRPCNAPTQDQVVPQYEGRRENDAPNEEKEHQLNAAPAT